The Rattus norvegicus strain BN/NHsdMcwi chromosome 9, GRCr8, whole genome shotgun sequence genome contains the following window.
GGCTGTGGAGATGTCCCTGTGTGTAAGAATGTCTGCTGCTAAGCCTGGTGGCTCAGCCtgcaggacccacatggcaggatGAGAGAATTACCCCCCACATTTTGTCCTGTGACCTCTATGCCCATGCTGTGgcaaatgaaaatgtaatttcaaaaagaaaaaggaaaacatgtacTGATGCTTCTTTTCCTGCCCTGCTTCAGATGATCCCAAGAGGACATTTAACTTCTTAGTTGTGCAGAATTCTCCAtctgtctccccctcctcccgtctctcacacagagagagggaggagagagagaagatataGAGTCAGGTTATTTTCAGGAGCTGGCTAATGTGATGGTGGACATAAACACGTCTAAAGTTTGCAGGGAGTGTGGAAGCTAAGACAGGATGCCTGAGCTAACACCCAGAGATGCAACTCCTTCTCTAGGTAGCGTCTGCCTTTGCTCTTCAGCCTCTGTTTGCATAAGGCCCACCCACCCACATTGTCCAAGCTGATCTCTCTTACTTAAAGTCAGTCAATTGTCCGTATTTTATTTTCCCGTCAGTTTCACTACTTTTTAcaaaattctttgagaatttcatgcatgtatgtaacAAAATGTAACCACATGCACATATCTCCCTCCCCCAACAACTGTCAATTATTATGGGGGGGTGTGTTCTGTCAGTCATAGCACACACCACTGTGGAATTCCTTGTCTCAAGTATATGCTTGTGTTATTTCTTTCCAGACAAGTCAATTTTCCACGAAAATAAGGAATGCTGGAGCATATTAATGAGGAAGtaacttttccttctttctttctttctttctttctttctttctttctttctttctttctttctttctttctttctttcttaaatccTGGAGTTACATTTTGTGTTGTTGCTACTGAGCTGAAGTCAGCactcagggttttttttcttgttttttgttttaatatttatttattatgtatacatcatacaactttctgcctgcatgtatgcctgaaggccagaagagagtaccagatctcattacagatggttgtgagacaccatgtggttgctgggaattgaactcaggacctctggaagagcagacagtgctcttaaccactgagccatctctccaacctagAAGTGACTTTTCATAAAGAATTTGCATAAAGAGGGCAACCTTAAATCAAGAGATCAAGGTGTACATCCACGTACACACATCGACCctcccacaccccccacacccttACGTATAACAATGCTGGGGACTGGCCCTTGGACAAAGCTCTACGTGAGGCAAGTACACTATCACAGAACTATAATACCAGgttctgttttgatttgttttgaaacagtatTGCTATGCAGCGCAGGCTAGCTTGAACTCCCAattctcttgcttcagtctcctcAATGCTTGGCCTGCAGGCATGAGTTACTACACCTGGTTGAAGTGTTAGATCTATAAAAGTTTAATTGCCAATGGTTTGGGCTTTAAAAACCAGGTATGAATACTTTTGAAACTTGATTTTTAGCAAATACATGGTGCTTATTTATCTAGTACACAAGAGCACCTGTAATTCGCAGCTTATCTTTAATATCATTCTCATAATTCGCTAGACTATAATCAAGTATATAATAATGTTTTCAGAAACAAATGTGGGGCAtggaatatggctcagtggttaaatgcacttgctgctcttctagacgACTAGAATTCAGGTCTGAGCACCCATGTTAGGAAGCTACCTGCTTGCCCACATAATTCAGGCTTGTTTGTCTCCTGACTTTTTATTCCTTCTCTTGTGCTACCTTGAATAACCATTTCTCTCATTTAAGGAGAAGCTTCTTGGAGACTGTGACTGAAATTCCTTGCTTTATTCACACAGGTTTCCAGGACAGCTTTGCTGCTACGGGAACACTTTTTGGAGGCCGTGAGACCATAAACAGCCTACATGcaccttctctctcccccactgTTTACTACAGGCTGTTTGTCACAGTAATGGGAAGCTAACACAGCCGGCTAGTCTTATCACCTCAAGAATGCAAACCGTTTTGTGCTCTGCACATTCGTTTTCTCTCCAATGTGATTATTTCATCGTGAGGCCTCATGGACCCACATAGTTCTGAAATTAAATCTCGCAACTTAATTCAGTACATTTCTACTAACTTGCCTTTCCTGGTGATAGGGGCCTAGATATTTCTGAAAAGGTTACCCCCCCcccatagaaaaatatttttcctgtATGCCTAAGGATAACAATGAGGATGAAAAGGAATCCAACAGTGTAACGTGTGCTCAGTGGGGTCTATGTTGTCGTAGATAAAATATTGTAATGCACACTATTGATTGCAGCCCACAATCGTAGAGGTtaggttttcttttataaacCACCAGGAGTTGGATGTTGTAGCTTTTTCTAAATCCTTGGACTCCAGCCTAGGCTTTTGGAATTAGAagagtcctggatttcatgtcTTGCCCGGTCACTTATAaactgtgtgaccttggataaATGGCAACTCCTTAAGAGGCTCTCAAGAAGCAAGGGTTTTATTGCTTAAGCCAGAGTTAAGAATAATAAACAGTAATATAGaattgccccacccccacccccggcttAGTGGTATTAAGCCTTTCAAGTGTTTTATGaactgtctgttttcttttcatgGGTCACCTGGGATGTTATTAACTCCATCTTTTGGATAGCTCAGGCAAGCAGAGCCGACATAAAGTCACTTGCCTTGGCATACCTGGAGGCACAGAGCTGGGTTTGGCACCACGGCCTGTCCCTCCCAAAGCCGCCTTCCCCTGATGTTCGCAGAGCGCCATCTAGGATCATCCCTAGGCCCAGATAACCCTTCTCAAGCCCCTCTTGTCTACCACCCATGCCTCTtactttgctgactatatcatatTCCAACTTAGATGTTTGTGACTTCCACTCAATCCTAtttattttgggagaaaggccaaagggaactgaagagaTCATGCGGCCTTGTGTATCGGAGTCAAGTTGTAAAACAGTCGTGGTTGGTGGTGCTGAGGTAATCCCATTTTCAGAGCATGATGTGTTTCTTCGATTGCTTTCTATAGAAACCAAGCCTACAAACTGTCCCCTGTGGGCTGTCAGCTTGGCCATGCATTTACCCTTGGGTGTGAATTCCATCAGCAGAAATACTGAGGCACAGGGAGGAGAAGGCCCAGCTTTGAGGTAGCAAGGGCTTCTTGCTCTCAGATCATCCTTGTGTATCTGCTGCATTCATGCAGGCAGAACAGTTAGAGATCTCGTGCTAAGCTAAtggtgagtgtatgtgcacacaggGGACATAACCATGTGCTTTCCTCTCAACTCCACACATGTTGCATCGGGGCAGACACGTGGTAATGGCCAGCCAGTGGGAAATGCTGGCAAAGTAGAAATTTGAGATCACCACCACAAAggtcagggaaatggagatggGTCAGGAGCAGCTTCTAGCCATGAGCCGTCCACGGAAGCGGGGGTGGGAGGTTAGTTCAGGACTAAATTGAATAGAAGTTATAGTGACTTCCCCTAAATTGTAAACATGTCCCCACACATGTACATCCATTTTCAAGATCAATACACCCATCGGAATGCACATTTCTTAATTGAACCTACTCAGCTGTCACCTATAGACTCCCTGCCCATGTTAGACTTTTGAGATAGCATCTGTGTAATCCAGGCTGGGCTGAGgctctctgcccctgcttcttgTGTGCTGGGATCACACGCACACAGCACTATACCTGGGTTTTGCATCATTTCTTTCTAAGGCACTTTCTTAAACAGTGGTTTTCAACATGAATTTCTTTAGAACCAGGGAAAAGGAATTAGAAGAAGCCTTTTAAAGACCTATTTTAATCTTGATGAATatcttaaaatattcttttattttcaacttaCCAAATCCAGTGCCTATAGCAGTTGACTGTTTCTCAGTCTGACTGTTGACCAGGACTGTTGACTGTATAAACTGCTTAGCTGACTGCTTTATTGCACAACCGGATGGTTCAATGTTGTACACATTGGTCTTGACTTTTCAAACAGACCCTACTCTGTGTGGGATGGGAAGAACTCTTCAGTGGTGAACTTGTAAAGGACCCCAAGAGAGTGCATTTGGCTGTTGATAGTTTGTTGGATTTGGTGGAAGACCAGAGGCATCCAATGCTGGAATGGTTCATGGGCAGCCTTGTCACCCTCTCTGTAGTGACTGCTGCCATTAAGAAGGACAGCTTCCTTGAGGGCATGGCTTAAAGCTAAAGAGACAGGCTTCAGGAAGTTTCTCAGTGGTCCAGCCCTTCCAACCAGACAGTGTGGGGGTGTGTAGCAGACCCGTGAAAAATGACTCTTGTCAGTTAGAACTTGTTTCACGTTATAAATGTCTCCTAAATTACGTAGAGCAAAGGTTGTTTACTGCAGAGCAGGAAGCGGTTCTGTGTAGACAAGAAAATTTGCAAAGAAAGCTGATTCTGGCTCTTGGGAGGAAAAATTATTTCTGAGggtgacagattttttttttttttgctacattCCTATTTATGGATCAATAGTTTTTTAAAGCCTCCCACCCAAGTTTCAAACATAAGCAAAAACtgtctttatcattttaaaatgaatagaaTCGCAATCTAAATTTTGATTTCatataaaattacattaaataaatttattgaGTTTGTGGTCTTAAATATATGaagtatcattttttttttttgcagtccagGTCCTTTATTTCCTCTCTGTACATTAGACCATGAATTCCTGTGGaatgggctccagcagctcaggctcctttccaTTAGTCTtcacaaagtgggcttctctgggtggcacaggctggcgcttcagctgaacccaggtgccgttctctttggcttcctttttcttctgatcgttctccttcacccgcttcaggaagcCGTTTCTGCTGTTTGGgtgcttgatgtgctcaatctgcacattgatcctcttggccagaatcttgcctttaacttgctcatttacaatgatgcccacggcatgctgggtgacattgtagactcttccggttttgccATGGTAACACTTATGGGGCATTCCTTTTTCAACAGTacccattcccttgatgtctacaatatcacccttcttgCGAATTcgcatgtatgtggccaaaggaacgactccatgtttcctaaaaggtctagagaacATGTACCGagtacctctcctctttccttttgtgttcgtcattttggcaagttactggaagatggctgctCCAGCTTCAAAACTTTTACTTATAGATAATGCCAAGCAATTTTAATTGAGATGAATTGATTATAGATCTGCAATCCTTTATTAAACTCATTTTTGAGTAAACAAAaagttttgtgtatatatatgtatgtatatatatatatatacatatatattatactatattcaCTTCCCCACAATGGCCTTATAGGATAAaggtttgttatttttattttattattattttgttccaAAACACTGTATTAATTTGAAGTTAATGCTTCTAAATTTCAGAAATATTAATCTGGATataacctctttctttctttctttctttctttctttctttctttctttctttctctctctgtctctctctctgtctctctctctttccttccttccttccttccttccttccttccttccttccttccttccttccttaaggacaaagtctcactatgtagccctggctttcctagaactcactctgtagaccaggctggcctcaaacttagagatctgcctgcctctgcctccctagtgctgggatcactAAGCCCAGCTAGGTATAGTTTTCTAACATTGCAGACAAATCCTCCATTATAATTCTGTTCATCAGTAGACTTTGAAATCACATTGTTATCATCTCTGagtattctttttaaatatccaTTTAGTTGGGAAAACATAAGCCAAGAATTTGTTTGATATATTCTCCTTATTTAACTCCATGGTCACTGCCAAGTCCTATCAGTTCGGATTTCTAATTATTCTCTTGTCTGtattagttttgttgttgttgctgttgttgttgtgctgACAAAAATGCCTGAtcaaaacaacttaagggagagaaatctttttaatttaatcttaagTGTTTAATCCACATGCTACCTCAGGGCATCACAAGCTCATGGTTGCCAcgtaataaaaaaatacattatatcAAATTTCAAGATTTTTGCATAGCTTTCTTTACTAGTCTCAAAACCATTCACAGATCCTCAGTTTTTTTCTGAGACTCGGGAAAGTCTAAACTGTGAGCACCTGTGAAATCAGAAAATGAGTTTCATATTTCAGATATACACAGCGCAAAAGCATTCATCCCCAAAGGAGAGCACAAAGATGGCACAAGGGAAAACCAGATCAAAGGAAGACCTAGATGGGGCAGCACTGAACCTGCAGCTCCATGGCTGGCATCTGAGACACATGATGACATTGCTTATGCTCCGATGGACAGGGGAGGCCCACATACTGCCTTTCTCTTGGAATGATGCTTTCAGAGTCCGAAGGTCTTCTTGGCATGCATCTTCATGCCTTTGATATCTCCAGTGCTCTGAGGTCTCCGCTGTAActtgtgatgtgtttataaaaagataaagagaggatatgTCCCGGGTTCTGGCACCAAGGTTGTGTTATTGAGAGGATAAAGAGAGGGGCGAtatgttctatgaaggtctgggaggagggggtgcctcagtgggtccatgctgaggcatcccttacccctgagggaccagccacacgatGGTATtgtatagaatagaatttattcagggcatggggaggggagttgagagggtagtgagagagagagagagagagagagagagagagagagagagagaaagagagagagagaagtagaagaggagaggagtagagtagtcaagtagaggctggccatgagcaaatggagagaagtgggaaagaaggaacaaaggggcaagagcaagagaatgaggaggggacaagtagacccttttatagtgtcaggtatacctggctgttgctaggtaactgtgggggtgtggcttagacagaatgctaacctTCAAAGCCTCAAAAATAGTTCTTTGTGGACTCTAACCCACAGCACATTGGCTGGCCCAACTGACTTGGAACTGTGTCACATATCTTGGTGTCCCTGTAACAGAATTCTGCCCGTTACAGAACTAGCACCATAGGGTCAATGTCCGATTCTACTGGCCTCTCAACGCTTGAGTGGCTAAATCTGGGAATTGTTTGTCCCAGGATCCCTTAGAGCAGGACGGCCTTGGGGGCAGCGCGTTCTTTACAGGAACTTTCATTCAAAGTGAAAGTTTTCAAGTGAGTT
Protein-coding sequences here:
- the LOC134480273 gene encoding large ribosomal subunit protein eL21-like, whose product is MTNTKGKRRGTRYMFSRPFRKHGVVPLATYMRIRKKGDIVDIKGMGTVEKGMPHKCYHGKTGRVYNVTQHAVGIIVNEQVKGKILAKRINVQIEHIKHPNSRNGFLKRVKENDQKKKEAKENGTWVQLKRQPVPPREAHFVKTNGKEPELLEPIPQEFMV